The sequence below is a genomic window from Anaerolineales bacterium.
CTCGCGCCCGCCTTCGAGCTTGACCGCCTCCATCCCGCCCTCCTGGAGAAAGCGGCCGGCGTTGCGGACCGCGTCGGACGGGCTCGCCTGATACGAAAGAAACGGCATATCGCCGACGAGCAGCGGGCGGGATGCGCCGCGGGCGACCGCCTTGCAGTGGTGGATCATCTCGTCCATCGTCACCGGCAGGGTGTTCTCGTAGCCCAGCGCGACCATCCCGAGCGAATCGCCGACCAGGATCGCATCGATCCCGGCCGCATCCAGCGCCCGCGCGGCCGGGTAGTCGTAGGCGGTGAGCATCGCGATCGGCTCGCCCTTCTCCTTCTTCTGCCGGAAGGAGCGGACGGTGACTTTCTTGCCGTTTTCGGCGGTGTAGGAAGACATATTGCTCCCGCCTCACCCCCAGCCCCTCTCCTGCCTTATGGCAGGAGAGGGGAGTCGGTGATCTTCCGACGGGGTGAGGAAAATAGAACGCCCTCGCGGGCTGACCGGGAGGGCGGGAAAGGGCGCAATCACGCGCAATAGCTTTTTCCTGCCGTCTCGGTCGTTGCCCGATCCAAGCGGCAAAGCGATTATATCACTAATACGGGAGTGGAATAATAGACAGGATTTACAGCCCCGCCCCGGCTTCCCCCATCGCGAGTTCTTCGCACCGGAAGAACGCCGGTGCTCATCGCTCTGGGGGCAGGCGCCGGGCGAGGCCGGGGGATTTTTCATGATTTCCAAAAAAAATACGTATCTACTCAGCCTCCCCCTCATCCGCCCTCCCGTCGCTCCGCTCCGGGACGGGTCCGGGCACCTTCTCCCAGCCCAACGTCTGCGGATGAAGATATGCGGTTGTTCACAGCCCTCCAGCTTAAGCGATGGGTTGGGAGAAGTTATCCCGGAACGCATGTCCCGCGCTCCGTGCGGGACAGTGACGGGAGGATGGGATGAGGGGGGAATAATTGGGCTGTGTTTTTGGCCATTTTTCCAATACCTGCATCAGGCTGAGTAGATACAAAAATACTTCAATCAGAGTTTTAAAAAAGAGATACAAATATTGGTTAAGCCCCCTGGGAAAAACTCACCAGGCGTTTCGGAGGAGGCCGGAACCTCCGGGAAAAGATTACTTTCTCGCCCAGTAAGCGGTGGCGATGTAGATCCGCCAACTCGCCGTTAACCCGGATCCGCGCTTCGCAGCCGGGGCGGGCAAAACAATCGGCTTTACCGCAACCGTCCTCACCCTCCTCACGTAAACGTTCCGCCGGAAGAACACCGGCTGCACACGTTCGGAGGGCCGGCCCCCAACCCCTATCCGTCCTCACTCCTTACCCCTGCACCCCTTTCCCCTCTCCTAACTAATGCCAGGAGAGGGGAAAGGGGATGGGGGATAGGGGTGAGGAAACCGCCCTCGCGGGCAGACCGAGAGGGCGGGAAGAAGCGCCGGGAAAGGCGGGTTCGCTTTTTCCTGCCGTCTCGGTCGTTGCCCGATCCAAGCGGCAGAAAGAGTATGTTACATCCGGAAAAAACCTGGAGAAAAGAAAGTAAATCTCCTGTCCGGAGCGCGGGTCGGCAGCCCTTTACTTGTTCCCATAATTTTTCTCACCCGCGCGTATCGGAACGGCAAGCCGATTTTCCAGAGGGACGATCGGGCAGGTGAAGTCTTCGCTGTAAACACACCAGGGGTTGTACGCATGGTTGAGGTCCAACACCCACTTGCCGTCGGCGGTGCGATCCATCGCGGCGTGGAGGTCGAGGTACCGCCCGGCGCCGTAGGTTTCCTTGCCGGAGGTTTCGTCTCGGAATGGAACGAACAACCGATCCTCGTCCGCGTTGCTTTTGTACGCTTGCAGGGTGCATTCCTTCCCGTCGACGACGAAGCGGAATTCGCCCCATCGGATGTAATCCCGTTCTGCGCCCTTGGAATACGCCATCCGAACGGCCTTTTTCTCCGTATGCTCGGAAAGCTCGAGCTCGAACCGCATGCCGGGGTCGGGCGGGTAGTAGTCCAGTCCCCGGAACCCGGCTCGCTCTGCGGGAGGAATCGGCGATTGCGGGTGTCGACCAAAGAAGGCGTCCTTCTCCATACGCTCCGCCTCGATCTGTTCCTTCCAGATGTCCATGTTCATAACCGTTTGCCTCCTGCCGCAGCGGGATGTGCCTCGCCCCCTCCCTCCATCTTTTTCGCTGCGAGCAGCCGCACGTAACCGAAGTAGTAGCGATGCACCTGAAAATCGCCAAAACCATTCTCCCGCAGGATTGCCTTCCAGTCCCGCCGCACAAAGTCGGTCGCCAAAGGGCATTCGATGCGACGGAAAGCGAATCGCACGGGCCAAAACGACCGGTCGGGCTCGAACTCGTCATAATCCAGGATGAGGAACTGCCCGCCGGGACGGAGCGCCCGGTGGACGTTCTCCGCGATCCGCAATCGATCCTCCTGGATAAACCCGTGCAGGACAAAGGAGATAAACGCCTTGTCGAACTCATTCCGATAGGGCAGGGCTTCCTCGATCCGTCGCTTCTCCATCGCGACGTTGGGGAGATTCCGGCAGCGGCGTTGCGCCTGCCGCAGCATCTCCGGCTCGATATCCAATCCCAGAATCCGCCCTTGCGCGGAGAGGTAACGGGCCATCAAACAGGCATTGCGCCCGCTGCCCGATCCCAGGTCGAGGATGGCGTCCTGCGGCCGGATCCCCATATCCCGCACGACCTGCCGGATGAAGATGGGGTAGGTGCCGCCCGTGATCCCGTTCATCAGCGCGTCGTAATAGCGGGCCTCGAGCCCCTTGACCTCGACTTTGGAATCCGAACGGCTGTAGGTCGTA
It includes:
- a CDS encoding DUF1684 domain-containing protein, translated to MNMDIWKEQIEAERMEKDAFFGRHPQSPIPPAERAGFRGLDYYPPDPGMRFELELSEHTEKKAVRMAYSKGAERDYIRWGEFRFVVDGKECTLQAYKSNADEDRLFVPFRDETSGKETYGAGRYLDLHAAMDRTADGKWVLDLNHAYNPWCVYSEDFTCPIVPLENRLAVPIRAGEKNYGNK
- a CDS encoding class I SAM-dependent methyltransferase; amino-acid sequence: MNTTYSRSDSKVEVKGLEARYYDALMNGITGGTYPIFIRQVVRDMGIRPQDAILDLGSGSGRNACLMARYLSAQGRILGLDIEPEMLRQAQRRCRNLPNVAMEKRRIEEALPYRNEFDKAFISFVLHGFIQEDRLRIAENVHRALRPGGQFLILDYDEFEPDRSFWPVRFAFRRIECPLATDFVRRDWKAILRENGFGDFQVHRYYFGYVRLLAAKKMEGGGEAHPAAAGGKRL